Genomic segment of Leishmania panamensis strain MHOM/PA/94/PSC-1 chromosome 20 sequence:
GGGCCAACGGTACTTCGCACTACGATGTCCATCACACCACCCTCTACTCcgagtgccgcagcgcgaACGTGTTaggcggaagcagcagcggaaatGGGTATGTCCAGGTGCCGCGTCTTCTGTTGCTCGACGCCCCTTACGCGAGCACTTTCGACGACGTCGATGCCTGGGCGCACAAATACAGAGAGGAGGCCGAAAgcgacgacggtggcgacgccgcgTACAGCCCCTCCgcagcctcgccgtcgcctggGTTCCGAAGAAAGGCCTCATCACCCCCGTCTTATCGAGGTCTCCGGGACAGCGCCGAAGAAGAGGACCATCGCCTCGCACGCGTGGCTAAAGCCGTGCAGTGTCGCGTCTTTGAGCAGCATGGCCTCGGCCACGGCGATGACGTTGGGGATGTAGTCGATGTGCAGAACGACGATGACGAAGATGAAGATGCACACTTGCTCTGCGCAGAGGAGCAAGGCGACGTGAACAACAATGCTGactggcacagcagcgctatCGCGACCCACCGTCGAGCGCAACGTCAAGCCTGCTTAAAGCGGAAGCTCTTCGATGAGCAAAACACTGCGACCCCGTGGTGGCAGTACATTACCACCGGCCTCGGGCCCGACAGTGTCACCTCCGTCAAACCACTCCAGCACATGGATCCAGCAGGTGatctgccagcgctgcacagCTTCGGGTACGGCCTCGCTTACCTCCGGGATGGTGGTAGATCCAGCGAGGTGGCAGATTTTAACGACGCTCTGCGCCGCAAGCTCGAGGCAGCTGATCAGTTACAAGGCGTGCAGTGCTTCATCGACGGTGACGGCCTCTTCGGTGGGGCAGCCGCAAACGTGCTCGAACAGctgtgggaggaggcgggtCCCAAGACGCCGATTGTTCAGGCGTGTGCTTTTGCCCGTCTGCCGATGTTTGTAGCCAATCCAGACTACCGCGCTGAGGTCGCGTTCCGCGAGCGCCGCATGGACGAAGTTGCACTGAACCAGCTGCTAGCCACACTACGCCTCTCACGCCACACATCAGCGGTGTACATCCCAGTGCCTCTGTCGGACTGGGATGCCTTGTTCAAGGGCGCCGCaaccgccgcgtcgccgacTGAGGCACCGCAGTGGTTGCATGACGAGcgagcgacagcgcagctgctggcggctGTCGTGGACACGGCTCTCTACGGACTCCGCGACGGTAGCTGTACGAGCGGGGCCTCGTCACAGGGCCCGCAGTGGTACATGGATGAGTGGTGCCGTGTGGTGCggccagcgccgtcgctgcgggtggcggctgcgatgGGGGCTCTGCCGCAGCCCGTATCGGCCTCGTCGGAGCTGTGGGAGTTCTTGCAGGCAAACCCGCTCCTGCCCGACGCGCCGCAGCTCGACGAACACGTGGATCGTGCTAAAGACAGCACAGAGGACGACGCCAGCTCTGGGCAGACGCGGCTGCAAGCGAAGTATTTTCCTCTGACGCACAGCATGTCGACCTACTCGCCTGCCCAGACGGCCGGCCAAGTCCTTGGTCATGCAGTCAGTCTGCGCGGTGCCGGATGCCTTCCGGCGACACTGTACCCAGCGCGtgaggcgatgctgcgctacgccctccctcttcgcacTTCCACCTACCTGCCGTTCCTGACAAAGGTAGGCTACCCCATTTCCGACACCTTTCCAGCGGAGCTCCTTTTTGCCGATCCCGCCGCGACGGCGAAGGCGctgggtggtgctgctgggaaCGGTGGCAGTGCTAgtgccgcctcgctgcgcagtGTTCTGCAGAGTGTAGATGTCGGGGCCCATGTGCTGAGCACGTATACCACGGCGCCAATGCTGCGCGACATCAACACCAaggcgcaggcagcgctgcgttACAAGATGGACCGCTACTGCGACGCGTACGTAATGGAGAGGGACGACTGG
This window contains:
- a CDS encoding hypothetical protein (TriTrypDB/GeneDB-style sysID: LpmP.20.4960); translation: MHAEREVITLAFGNYSSLVAAQWANGTSHYDVHHTTLYSECRSANVLGGSSSGNGYVQVPRLLLLDAPYASTFDDVDAWAHKYREEAESDDGGDAAYSPSAASPSPGFRRKASSPPSYRGLRDSAEEEDHRLARVAKAVQCRVFEQHGLGHGDDVGDVVDVQNDDDEDEDAHLLCAEEQGDVNNNADWHSSAIATHRRAQRQACLKRKLFDEQNTATPWWQYITTGLGPDSVTSVKPLQHMDPAGDLPALHSFGYGLAYLRDGGRSSEVADFNDALRRKLEAADQLQGVQCFIDGDGLFGGAAANVLEQLWEEAGPKTPIVQACAFARLPMFVANPDYRAEVAFRERRMDEVALNQLLATLRLSRHTSAVYIPVPLSDWDALFKGAATAASPTEAPQWLHDERATAQLLAAVVDTALYGLRDGSCTSGASSQGPQWYMDEWCRVVRPAPSLRVAAAMGALPQPVSASSELWEFLQANPLLPDAPQLDEHVDRAKDSTEDDASSGQTRLQAKYFPLTHSMSTYSPAQTAGQVLGHAVSLRGAGCLPATLYPAREAMLRYALPLRTSTYLPFLTKVGYPISDTFPAELLFADPAATAKALGGAAGNGGSASAASLRSVLQSVDVGAHVLSTYTTAPMLRDINTKAQAALRYKMDRYCDAYVMERDDWREALDEGLALFDDYNHVPPSDDEDGGSSDGDNY